TATATAACTAAAACAAGTTGGTATAATGTAAGAAATCCATATTCTTCTTTGTTTGAAAAAAGGTATGATTTACCTAGACAAAGAAGGATGTTTGTTGAACAAGAGGTTAGGGATAAAATACCTTCAATTGGATATGCTTATTTGACAAAACTAGTCGAAAGTAATTATTTTAAAACTATCTTTACAACGAATTTTGATGATTTATTAAATGAGGCTTTTTATCAATTCTCAATTCATCGTCCAATTGTATGTGCTCATGATTCTGCAATAAATAGTATTACTGTGACTTCTAAAAGGCCTAAGATTGTAAAGCTACATGGTGATTATTTATTTGATGACATAAAAAGTACATTAAGAGAAACAGAATCCTTAGAAGAAAATATTAAAAATAAATTTATTGAGTTTGCTAAAGATTATGGCTTGATTGTTGTTGGGTATGGTGGAAATGACAGATCTATTGTTGATGTTATCACCTATCTTCTTAAAAATGAGGAGTTTTTTAAACATGGAATATATTGGTGTTTAAGAGATGATAGTGAAATAAACGATGATTTGAAAAAGCTTTTATGGAAAGATAGAGTCTTTTACGTAAAAATTGATGGTTTTGATGAATTGTTTTCTGAAATTAGTGCAAAACTTTCTTCTTGTCAGCTTCCAGTTGATAGCAATCTTCTTAATAATAAAAAAACAGAGATGCTAAAGAAAATAACAAATAATCCATTTTTGATAAAAACGAATTGCACATATCTTCAAAATGATTTTAAGAGAATAAGAAAAACTTTAGAACAAGATGTTATTAATAGTTTTTTAAAATATCTAGTGGATAAAGAAGATCAGGAAGATGCTAAAGATGATTCTACATTTGAGAGGAAAGGTATTAGATATAATTTAACAAAAACAGAAGAACTTGTTTTTGCTGAGATTCAATCTCTATTTATTCAAGGTGATAATGAAAGCGCATTGAAAGTAATTCAGAAACATTTAGAGCAATCGAATAAAGGTACATTGTTTCATCGAGGATTATTGGAAAGAAAAGCAAAATGTCTGAGAATTATGCTTGATGATGATAATTCTATATCGATATATGAAGAATTGATTGATAGTTATGGAGATAATGCTAATTATTATGTAAGCTTATCTCATATGTATCCATTATATAATTCTAAAATAGAAATATTAAATAAGGCATTAGAGAAGTATAAATATAAGGCCAAGTTATATTATGAAAAAGCTAAATTAATGCATACTAAATATATTAATTCAATATCCAAGAATGAATTAAATTTCACAATTGATGATGTAATTGAAATAATTGATCATTGTATAGAATTAGAACCTGGTATAGATAATGAATATTGGGGATTAAAGTTTGAATTGATAAATCAAAAATATGAAAATGTACAAGAAAAGATTGAGCATTTAGAATCTTTTTTAAAAAAATACGAAATACAAGATCCTTTTCATCCCAGTTTTGTCTATAAAAAAGCTTATACAATGCGTCTTAAAAAAGAAAATAAAAATCTAATATATGATTTTATTACGCAAAAAATAGAAGGATTTGAATCATCTAAATATATAAAGTATAATGAAATGAATTTGTTGCAGCAATATTCTCATTTTCATGATAGAGATTTGTTAAAAAAGCGACTGGATAGTATTGAATCTAAATATAAAGTTGATAATGATTATTGGCGGCTAAAAGCAGAGTTTATGTTAGATGAATTTGACAATTTATCAGAAACAATTGCTATACTTGATAATATAAAAAAGAAAGATCGTATTACTTATCAGAAACTGTTTATTTATTATCTATATGATAGACAGATAGATAAAGCTAAAGAAATATTCTATAAAGAATTTCCAAAGGATAAAGAGCGAGAATGTGAATTATTATCATATGAAAATAAGTATGAAGAGGCTTTAGATATAATAATAACACTTAGAAAAGATAGAGAGTATGATGAGAATTTAATAATTCAAGCGACATTTTATTTGTTAAAATTAGAAAGATATAACGAGGCGGAAAATTTGGCTTTTAAGTATTTAACAAAAACGTCATACAAAAATTCTATTTTATATATAAATTATCTGTTGGCTGAGAAGAAATTAAAAAAGACTGTTAAAAAGGAAAAAGTTCATGAAAAGCTTTTGTGTGAAAATTCGGATTCAATTCATAAAGCTGCTGCATATGCTATTCTTGGAGAGAAAGAGAATGCATTAAGGGCTTTGGAAAAAGCTATTAAGGAAGATTATTCATATAAATATAGAATTCGAGAATGGATACTTTTTGAGGAATATCATACTAATTCAAAATATAAGGAACTAATTGGATTGTAAAATATACAAAAACATAATAAAAATAAAATTGTAAAAAGTACGATTAAAAGATTCTTTGGTTTAGATCAGATATAAGATATTCCTACATTTTAGTGCTAAAATGTAGGAATATCTTATTTTATCACGAGTATAGGTGGCTAATGAAAAGCGAATGACAGTACTCGAATTTGTAAAATAATAATAGGGAAAGTATAATAATGTAATCAACTATAATGATTGGGCCATAAATAAACACATAGAACCATATACATAATATATAGATTCTGTACCACTATATATTGAAAATCTATTTAGTGAATAAAAATGTTCTATTTTGATGTGTTGATAAGTAACTAGAGAACTAAAATTGGACTTTCTGTCATTCTGACATTCTGTTAATTTGTATACATTTTTTTGGCTATGTATAAAGATAAAAGAGAGTTCAATAGTATTTATCCTCTTAATCTAGAGTTCAGTAATGACGAATTGAGGGGATTTATCTTTTTAGGGGAGACGTTAGTGATAGGTGAACAAGAAATCATCATGATGATTTTAGAATAGATGATAAAGATAAAGCAAAATTTGCTGCAATTTGTCAATTGAAAATGAACTGTTCAGAAAAAGCATCTAGTTTTCCGAAAGACACGTAAACCTGTTTTTAGAGTATAATCTGAAGAAAATTCCCCCATATTTTGTAGTGTTAAAATATTCATCACAATGATTATCCCACTTCATTGTGATGAGTGCGTGAAGTCATTGTGATGACTCTGCTGGGACATTGTGATGATAGGGAAGAATCATTGCGATGATTTCCGAAAGGAGGGGTGATGAAGGGAGGAAAACAGAGTGATAAGGTGGATTTTTTTTCCGGAACAGCCGTTTGAGTGAAAACCGCTGTTAGCCTGATCAGTAAAAATCGAACATTCTGAAAGCTATGAATGTTTATCTTTATCTTTTTGATTAATCCGAATAAAATGGAGGAAGAGTATGAAGAAAAGAGATTTTTATGGACAGATGTTGTTGCAGGAAGAGGATAAACGTTCCTGCGGCGATGAAAGTACGGCTGATCTGTATCGGGCAGTGCGTAATCATTTTATATGTTTCTCGGGTGGTAAGGAACTATCCTTGAAAGAAGTGACACCGGCTTTGGTTGAGGCGTTTCTGAAATGGTTGCGTGAAAAAGGGCTGCGTGTGAATACGGTGAACAGTTACATGAGTAACCTTCGGGCGATGTATAACCGAGCCCGTCGGGAGTCGAAGGAGAAAAGGGGAGAGTCGCCTTTTGCCGGGATTCACCTCAGACAGGAGGAGACGCGTAAACGTGCTGTGCCGGTGGAAGTGATAAAGGAAATAGCCGCTCTGGATTTGAAAAGTGAGCCGAAGAAACAGCTTGCTATTGATTTGGCACTGTTTTCGTTTATGGCTTGTGGCATTCCTTTTGTGGATATCGTGCATCTGACGGGTGAGAATCTGGTGGAGAACGGTACGGTACTACAATACCACCGGCAGAAGACGGGAGCCTTTATCCAGATGGAAGTGACTTCGGGGATGCAGATGCTGATCGACCGGTATAAAGACGAAGAGAGGCGTTACCTTTTTCCTGTATTGCCGGAAGATGCGACCCACGAACAGTATAAAAGCTGCCTGGCGACGGAAAACCGTTACCTGAAAGAAATCAGTGTGATGCTGGATTTGCCGGAAACATTGACGACCTATTCGTTCCGTCATGCCTGGGCTTCGGAGGCGTACCGCCTGCATGTCGCTATCGGCGTGATCAGCCAGGCACTGGGGCATACGTCGGAAAAAACGACCCGTATCTATTTGCAGAAGTTTGACGTATCGGAAATAGCCAAAGCAAACCGGCAGGTTTCCGAAGCGGTCGGAGGCTGTTTGCGGGTGGGGTAAACCTTATTTATATAATAAGGGTAAACATCCTCTTTCTATCTTACAATCAGTGTCTTATAAATAATAAAAATCCTGAATTGTAATGAAATACGTGGCAAACGTAAGAATAAAAAAATGAAAAAACAAGGAGTGTAGGGTGTTTTCTTAAAAAACGCATATCAATTTTACTAAATTTCACAAGTTAACCTATTTTTTAGCCATATAATATGAATTTCATTACAAGATGGTATAAAACAGGCCCGGACTGCCATCGTTTTTAAATCTGTTAAGAGAAAACTGCTATTTCTGCAGTTCCGTTTCTTCCTCCAAAAAGACTCAAAAAGACATCAATCCTTCATATTTTACCCTAAAAACTCCCTAGGCAGACACTTTCGGGGAGGGCTTTTTCCACCCTCTACCCTTATTATATAAATAAGGTGAACATTTACAGAGAGTTAGTGATAATCATAGTTACTGTTCAATATTGAACAAACTGGTATTATATATTAATATGTATAGGATAAAAGGTCCACACCGGAAAATACAGGTAAGAACAATCTTCCTGTTGCTGCTTTGCTTCCTTTTGAGGATGGAAACGGATGCCCAGACTACGACCTATTATAAGGCTGAATCGTTCCTATTCTCTTTCCGTCAGGACAACGACCTGTTCCTTGCCGACTACGGAGACAACGCTTATCAACTGGAACGGATGGGCGGTTTACTCGACGTATCCCGCGATCAAATCCTGAAAGGTGATTGCCATTTGTTGATCGTCTCGCATGTGAGTGCCTATGAATACGAAGATACAGAGGTGGTGAACGAAGCCTCACTGCGTGCAGGTCGTATCCGCGCCTACCTGAAAACCCGTTTCGATATTCCCCATGATTGTGTAGCCTTCTATATCGACCGTAGCGGAAACTATCGCGATCAGGTGCATGTCTATCAGGTTTATAAACCGCTTCCTTGGTTTGCAAATATCTCGATCCATTACAGTGAAAGTCGTTATCCCGTAGCTGTAGAGGCTGCCATCGGTGAGTACGGTGCAGTCCCTTATGTTGACCTGTACCGTCGTGGTGAGACAGGAGGTTACGACCGTGAAGTGTACCGTATCGACGATCCTCTTTTTGACCGTACGGAACTGGAAGATTACTGTCTGGCTTCCGTAACGGATACGGTATGCCGTAGTAAACGGATAGAAGAGCCGGACATCGCTTTAGCCACTACCGTAACAACCAGGGAAACAGTACGGAAGGTGACAAAGTATAAAGAGACAACCGGGAAAACAGTTGTTTCCGAGAAAACCGGATTGCAAGCAGATAATAAAGAACAGACGGAGAAAGACCGGAAAAGACAACCAACCGAATCTGTAAGGACGGAAGAAACTCCGATGAAACAAAGCCCTGTATATCTGGGGGTAAAAACAAACCTTCTTCCCTGGTGTGGCGTAGCCCCGTCGATTCGTTTAGGAACCGGTGAAACGAAAATAGAAACGGGTGCATTTATGCCGAACCTGGAAGTGGAGTGCAGTTTCGCTGGTCGTTGGTCGGTAGCCTTGTCGGGCATGTATTCCGACTTTGCCTATAAAGACAAGACGCGCGATCACTGGGCTGTGTCCGAAATCTCCCTCGAACCTTGTATCTGGCTATCTCCTTCGGGTAGGTTTACCGGATTGAATACCGGTTTGTTTGCCGAATACGGAGATTTCGATGTACGTGGAAGCGCGATCGATTTGTCGGAAGATATGCTTTACGGACGAACTGGTTGTTTCTGGTCGGCAGGTTTGTCGATGGGTTATCGCTTCTCTCTGGCCGGTGGCTTTGGAGTAGATATGCGTGTCCGTGCCGGTTACCGCTCCGTTTTCAGTGGGAAGAAATACCGGTATGATCCGCTTGATAACCGTAATTATCTGGAAACCCGTTTTGCTTCGACAGGTTTTATGATTGGTTTAAAGATCAGTCTATCCTATCGTTTTCAAATCAGATAAAAGGAGGTGAGGATATGGAAAGATATAGAAATAAAAGAGGTATAAGAAATAAAGAATATAGGATGATGCAGGCAGTCATTTGGGCGATCAGTGCCATATGGATTATGGCGGTATCGTCTTGTGCCTACCGTATGACGGATGAGGATTGGGAGAAGAACGGAAAAGTGCGTTTGCTGCTTCGAAGGTCAAACAGTAGTTGTCCGGATAATATGACCTGGTATTTCTACCCGGAAGATTCGGAAAGTCCGCTCATGCGTACAGGGGACGTTTCGGGATATGAGGGTACGTTGCCTTTGGGGCGCTACCGGGTAGCCGTCTGTAATACGGGTTGTACGGGTGTTACGCTTGAAATGGAGAAGGGGTATGAGGAAGCCTGCGGCAGGGCGAAACAACTTTCTTCGTTAAAATCAAGCTCCGTACAGATCGCCTGTCCGGGTAGCTTGTACGGTACGGGTCTGGAGCAGATCGAGGTAGTCGGAGGTGAAACGGTAGCAAAGGAATTGACCCCGGCAAACCTTGTCCGTACATTGGAAATGAATATAAAGGTTACAGGTGGGGATAAGGGGGATGTCGCTGCAGCGGTATTGTCGGGAAGGTTGACCGGTGTATCGTCACGGGTTCATATCCCTTCCGGCAAGCCGCTGTTCGATACGCCTGCTTTTATGACGTTCGAGCCGGAAGAGGTCAGTCTGGGTGTGTATGCCTCTTCGGTAAGCCTGTTCGGTTTATCCCCGGGAGAGGAAGGCGAAGACTCTGTCGACCTAAGCCTTACGATGACGCTGTCGGATGGAAAGGAAATCACTTCATCCACGGATATAACGAAAGAAGTAAAAGATGCGTTCACCGCAACTGTTACGACACATGTGATACTGGATCTGGTTGTCCGCTATGATGAAATAAGCGGTTTGACGATCACGCTGACGAACTGGAAACCGGGCAGTGACGGTTCGGGTGTGGTAACTCCCTGAAACGGAATGAAAATGAGAACAATAGTAACAATAAAACACTGGTATAAAATGAAAACAGGAAAATTATTGATCATGAGTCTGTTGGGAACAGCTTTCTTAGGCGGTTGCACGAACACGGAAGAGCCGGTAACGGATGGAACGGCGCAGGCAATAGAGGTGAATGCCGGAATAGCGAAGTCTACCCGTGCAGTGATCAGCGGCGGTTATGTGAATGACCTTGAAGTCTCGTTCGCCCGTCTGGATAATCCGGGTACAACTACCGAATGGAATACCCCGTCTATCGATGCTGTCCGCATAGGTGGAACAGGTAACACGGTTCTAAGGTTTGAACCGGAACAAACCTATCTGACAGAAGAAGGCGAGTCTGTTCTGATCGGTTACTATCCACGTAAGGCGTTGAACAGTGAAACCGCCAATCCGGTCAGTGTCACTTACACGATTACGGGTGAGGAGGATATAATGGCAACAGGAGTGCAGACCGGTTCACTGGTGGATAAGTTCGAGACTTTCACCTTCAACCATCTGCTTACCCAATTGCAGTTCAAATGTACGGGTTCTGCCGGAGCGATCGCAAAATGGACGTCGGTTACTTCCATCAAAGTGAAAAACACCTATACTGCTTTGAAGCTATCGCTCGATAAAACCAAGGGAGCTCAACTGGCTGCAACGGGTGAAGCCAACCAAACGCTGACTGTTAAAAACTATCCGTCTGAAGTTTCGCTTCCCGATGCCGAAAAACCATTGACCGGCTATCTGTTGCTTTACCCGACGGTCAATTGGGGAACGGAGGATTTACCAATCAGTTTGGAGGTTAAAGGAACTTATGACGGAAATGCTAAAACACTGAACGTCGCTGTCTCCAATATCAGCGAAGGCGTGAAAGCCGGTTATTCGCACCTTATCACACTGACCTTTACGGAGGACGGCAAAATAGCAGTAGAAACCGGCATTGCTGAGTGGCAACCGGGTAATGGCGGTAGTACTACTATTATCCCCGGAGAGTAACCTTTCCCCTCTTCGAGAGGGGGCAGGGGGTGTGTAAATTAAAAAAACAAGACAACCATTAAGTTCATGAACAATTTCATAGTCACAATATCAATCTCCATCGCGATCCTTCCGGGCTTCGCCGCCTGTTCAGACAGCAATCCTACTCCGGAGCCAGTCCCGGAAACCGCGGTGTGCCTGGAAGGTGCGATCGGAGAGTCAACGCGCGGAGTGATCGGTTCCGGCTATGAACAGGATTTAAAGGTTTGCTTTGCCCGGCAGGATGAAACGACCGTCCCAGGAGAAGGTTATGGCACATGGGGTATATATGAAGCAGTACGAAGAGGCGGGAAGGGAAACCGTCCGATCGTGTTTGCCCAGTCCCAGTCATACCCGGAGGACGGTCGCCGTATCCGCCTGCACGGCTATTATCCGGCAAAGGGTGAGTCGGAAGCTGTTGCAGGAACGGGCAAAGTCGCCTTTACTGTTGACGGAACGACGGATATTATGTCAACGGGAATCCTGACGGCTAGTGGATATGTTCCGGTACAAACCTGTACGTTCCGTCATTTACTGACACAGGTCCGTTTGGTTTGTTACAGTGACCGTGCTGATGGTTGGGGAACAATAAAAACGATCGAAGCGCTAGACGTACATACGCGTCAGAGACTGGATTTGGGGCAGGAAACTCCCTGTTTAAACGATATATCGTCGAATGATGGAATAAAAAATATCCCGGTGCAGGATATAACAAACTTACTGGTCCCGGATGTGACATCCGGCGAAGACCTTCCCGAACCGCAAGGATATCTCCTGCTCCCGGTTTCCCCGGTGGACGGAACTGCAGAACACCCGTTGCACCTTCGGATAACAACAACGAAAGACGGCAGGGGAACCGAACATGAAACAGTTTCGGAAGTCTCCTTCCATATCGAAAGTGGCTTTCAGACAGGTAAAAGCCATGTCGTAACACTCTTCTTTACGGATAAAAGTCAGATACAGACTACCTCCGTCAGTGTAGAAGGCTGGACAGACCGTGAACAAAATGATATGCCGATATAAAACGATTAAATAATATGCAATGAATACTTTAAAACAAACGAAAATGAAAACAACTAAGACAATGTGGGTTATGTTGGTAACCCTTCTGACAGCGACGAGCTGCTCGGAAACAGAAACCGAAATCGACCCTGAACCGGGTAGTGGCGGTCAGGTATCTTTGGGTATCACTCCCAATTTGAAAGTGGATGCCGGAAGCAAAGCGTCAACAAAATCGGTGGTGAACGGTGATCTGATTACCTATACCGATTACAATGCTGCGCCCGGTTTGGGAGTCGTGGTGACCAACAGCGATGTAACCGGCTGGTATACTCCCGACGGAACAGAATATACAGGTCACCATGTCTGGTATATGGGTGACGAAACAGGAAAGAACTGGATTTCGATCAAGGAAAAGAAAGATACTTATAAATTAACGAAAGAAGCCCCTTATTACCTGACGGAGGCAGTCGGTAAGGTGTATGCCTATTATCCTTATGATGCGACAAATACTTTCTCCTCTTCCATAAACAGTGAATCCGACTTGAAAATCCCTGTAAAAGTTCTTGCTACCGGTAGTATAGATGCCTCTACGAACAATGCGAAAAAGTACTGGAAGAGTTCAGCTGGAGGTGGAACTTGGACTTCGCGATTAGCGGCTAACGATGTCAAGCTGTCCGAGGCTACTGAAAAAGACTACCTGTATTTTTTCGCATCGGAAGGACGTTATGTGAACAACGGCCGTGCCAAAGGGCAGACTCCTTTCGACCCTGAGGGCGGTGCGACGAATAACGATACAAAGAACCCCGGCTACCTGATCAACCTGGATATGAACCACGGCCTGGCAATGATCTCTTTCCGAGTGTACGACGGCGGTCATTTGAGTGATGACGATGTGGCTTTCAAACAGTTCGTGATACAGAACCATGGGGAAAGCGACGTTTTAAAGACCGGAGACGGAAAAATGGCCCTTTCGAATGGAGCGATAACGGAAAATGCAATATCCGGTTCCGTGACGCGTACGATTTCAAACTATACGCTGATGCGACAGATAGAAGAAGGAGACCAAAGTGAAAAAGCATTTATAGCAAACGGTTCCCAGGTGACGGGACAGGTCGTTTCGCGGTCGGTCAGCAGCCTTGTGTATCCTGTTACTTTCGGAGATAACCAGATCGATGTGGTAATCACGCTTCAAGAACAAGGTAAACAGGCAGTCGATTATACAGTGACGTTGCCCGGATATGAGTGGACTGCCGGAGCGAACTGTGTGTACACCTTCTCTGCCGGTCGTAACAAACTGACGCTGATGGATGTAACCGTTCAGGAGTGGCAGGATGACGACCAGCCGGATATTCCGCTATAAAAACCATTAAAAACAAAGCCCATGAAACAGTTCTTATATACACTTTCGGCTGTCTTCTTCCTTTTCCAGTGTACAGCCTGTACGGAGGCGGAAGTAATGCATCCCGACGGCGGGAAGCAGAAGGAGGAAAGTGCTCCTCTGGGTGTGAAAAGTCTGGGTATGTGGGTGGAAGTGGAATCCCGGAGCGTCGTTACAGGAGGTCCGGGGGAGGAAGACAAGAATCCGAACCCGCTCACCTCCGTTGCGGTATGCGTCACCAAACAAAATAGCAGCGGTGCAGTCAGTTTCTATGCGAGCAGTGTCAAAAGTCAGCTGTTCACCTACAATGCCACGGTTGTGCCGCCTGCCTGGGAGTTGGCGGAAGGAGAAGAGCCGCTCTGCCTGTATACGGAAAAAGGGACTGTTTATGCCTATGCCCCGTCCGAGAAAAGCATGTCGCTTTCGGGAACTCCGAAAGTGCCGTCGATAAGCGGTGTCAAGGTACTGGATAAGCAAAAGTTTTCCTTCAATGACGGCGGTACCCCGGTGGATGCCGCGACCGATGTGCAATGGGAAACCGACCAGGACGATTACCTCTACTGCATGGCGGCGGAACAGGTAGACCGCTGGCATCCGGAGGTATCGCTTCTGATGCAACATGCGCTCTCGAAAGTGAGTTTCCGTGTATCGGAGGAAGGAGAGGCTTTTGCCGGTTGCCGTGTGAAACAGGTGGTACTGAAAAGTAGCGGAGGATTTAAAAAGTCGACTTCAGCGAAACTGAACCTTTCGACGGGTACTTTGGAAGGAACGCTGACGGCAGTCGATCAACTGGTGTTTACGGCAGGTGGCGATATGCGCGGTATCGGAAGTGTAACAGGAGCAGGAGAGGGCAATAAAACGCCTGTTCAGGCATTCGGGTTGGTTGTTCCGGTGACGGGTGCCGGTGTCACATTGGAACTGACGCTGGATGATGGCCGGGTATTTACGATGAAGCCGTCCGGGAGTAGTGGAACGGATCCCGGCATGTTTACGGCCAAATGGGAAAAGGGATATAATTATATCTACAATATCCGTATGCAGGCGCAGGGTATCGAACTGACAGATATCCGGGTGGCAGGCTGGAATGATGGCGGTGAATATGATATACCGGTAGAATAATGGAACACACATAAAACATTATAACATGAAACGATATTTGATCTATCTGACAGGGGTACTGTTTTGTGGATTACTGCTCGGTTGCACAGCCGGTCCGGTAGAGGACATGCCGGAAACGGCGCAGCTGGTGGCAATCAGTTTCGGAAAGCCCGATCTGGGTATTCCGGTCGTCCTGACCCGTGCAGATGAAACGGTAACGCCTGCTCCGGAACTGGCCTTCTTACCCGCAGGTGCGACAGTGCGTATTTGCGGCTATCTGAGGGGAGAGGCGGGTACGTCTACCGCTCCTGCTTCTTTTGCAACGGCTGCCCCTTCGTTTGAAGTGACCTATGTGGTGGAAGCGGACGGGTCTTTATCTCCCTGTATGGTGGATGATACCGGAACGGAGCTTCCCGGAAATGCCGGAGAACTGATCGTAAGGGGAGGCATTTATGATTTTTATGCCGTTTCCCCCGCTCGAAAGCCGTTGAAAGATACCGATAATCGTTATACGATACCCTCTCTTCCCCATAAGGAAGACATAATGACCTCTTTTGCCCGCGAGGTCACGATCTCGCGTACTTCGCGTGTGGTGGAGCTGGAAACCTTCCGCCGACAATGTGCGCTTCTAGTGTTCAATGTCGCCCCTTCGCCGGGCAACGCACTTCCGTTTAAACAACTCTTTGGAACGAAGCTGGTATTGAGCAATATCTCTTCCTCCGGTGCCTCTCTGATCGTCGGAGCGGATACGGGAATCTTTCCAACCGGTGGCGGAAGTGGAACGGAGGCAGAGGTAGTGTTCGGTAGCGACGAGTTTGTTCCTGTGGAAGAGGGTTCCGATCCAAAGAATATGAAACTGAACAAGGTGAAAGGAGTTATCCTTCCTAAAAACGACCGGCCTTTCGGAGTGGAGATCAGTGTGCAGAGAGATGACGAGACAGCTACCCTGAAAGCGACCGTCGACAAACGGATCACTTTCGATGCGGGCAAACGGTATGTATTCACCCTGGAGGTGAAGAACGACGAAAGCCGTTTGAATCTGAGGGTATTGGCATGGAATGCCGTCCCTTTTACGGACGGAAATGTGGGAGGTCCCGATGAACCTTATCCCGACCCCGATATTCATCAGGGGATAGGTATCGTGATGACTGTGGCAAGTTGGAAGAATATCATTTGGAGCGGGGTAGCCGGAGGGGGAGAGGGAGAATAATTTGTCAATAAATAGAATGAGAATCAAGTTAAGAATAATACGAGAATGGAACGGATGAGTGAAATAAGGAACGTACTTCCTGTTAGTTTGTTTATCTGGGCAGTCTTTCATCTATTGTCCGGCTGTACGCAAACGGAAGTAGTGGATGGACCGCAGTTGCCCGAAGCAGGTAAAGAGGTTCAGGCGACGTTTCATCTGAATGTGCTGGCGAACCGGGATTCTCAGACACGGAGCATCGCGTTTACAGCCGACGGAACGGTCGATACGGATTCCATTCCGGTAAATCCGAAAGATACGGTTGTGACAAAAGCAACTACAGCATTGCCTGACGCGGAGGAAAGCGGGATCGCTCACCTGTGGATCGGCCAGTATGATGCGGATGGCAGTTGTATCTTCAACCAGTATTTTTCTGTAATAACCGGTAACGAGGTAGATGTCCGTTTGAAAGATGGCGGAGGTAAGGAACATCATATCTGGTTTGTAGCGAATACCAGTGACCTGGGAAAGATCGAAACCGAAGCAGTTTTGCAGAAACATGTGTTGACGTATTCATCAGAAGAAGACGGTCTGCCTTCAAACCGATTGTGCGGGATGGTGGGTTCATGGAGTGGTCCTATCGATGAGGGAGGTGTAGAAAATATCCATGTGGATTTGACGCGGTTGGTGGCAAAAATATCAT
This is a stretch of genomic DNA from Parabacteroides chongii. It encodes these proteins:
- a CDS encoding SIR2 family protein: MYTLTDIREELKIKERSVSDLIRYIKTRTDDNPNYSLLLGAGCSVTSGIRSANELIKIWKREIAECEEGSSLSDVEINEYITKTSWYNVRNPYSSLFEKRYDLPRQRRMFVEQEVRDKIPSIGYAYLTKLVESNYFKTIFTTNFDDLLNEAFYQFSIHRPIVCAHDSAINSITVTSKRPKIVKLHGDYLFDDIKSTLRETESLEENIKNKFIEFAKDYGLIVVGYGGNDRSIVDVITYLLKNEEFFKHGIYWCLRDDSEINDDLKKLLWKDRVFYVKIDGFDELFSEISAKLSSCQLPVDSNLLNNKKTEMLKKITNNPFLIKTNCTYLQNDFKRIRKTLEQDVINSFLKYLVDKEDQEDAKDDSTFERKGIRYNLTKTEELVFAEIQSLFIQGDNESALKVIQKHLEQSNKGTLFHRGLLERKAKCLRIMLDDDNSISIYEELIDSYGDNANYYVSLSHMYPLYNSKIEILNKALEKYKYKAKLYYEKAKLMHTKYINSISKNELNFTIDDVIEIIDHCIELEPGIDNEYWGLKFELINQKYENVQEKIEHLESFLKKYEIQDPFHPSFVYKKAYTMRLKKENKNLIYDFITQKIEGFESSKYIKYNEMNLLQQYSHFHDRDLLKKRLDSIESKYKVDNDYWRLKAEFMLDEFDNLSETIAILDNIKKKDRITYQKLFIYYLYDRQIDKAKEIFYKEFPKDKERECELLSYENKYEEALDIIITLRKDREYDENLIIQATFYLLKLERYNEAENLAFKYLTKTSYKNSILYINYLLAEKKLKKTVKKEKVHEKLLCENSDSIHKAAAYAILGEKENALRALEKAIKEDYSYKYRIREWILFEEYHTNSKYKELIGL
- a CDS encoding tyrosine-type recombinase/integrase, producing the protein MKKRDFYGQMLLQEEDKRSCGDESTADLYRAVRNHFICFSGGKELSLKEVTPALVEAFLKWLREKGLRVNTVNSYMSNLRAMYNRARRESKEKRGESPFAGIHLRQEETRKRAVPVEVIKEIAALDLKSEPKKQLAIDLALFSFMACGIPFVDIVHLTGENLVENGTVLQYHRQKTGAFIQMEVTSGMQMLIDRYKDEERRYLFPVLPEDATHEQYKSCLATENRYLKEISVMLDLPETLTTYSFRHAWASEAYRLHVAIGVISQALGHTSEKTTRIYLQKFDVSEIAKANRQVSEAVGGCLRVG
- a CDS encoding DUF3575 domain-containing protein, with the translated sequence MYRIKGPHRKIQVRTIFLLLLCFLLRMETDAQTTTYYKAESFLFSFRQDNDLFLADYGDNAYQLERMGGLLDVSRDQILKGDCHLLIVSHVSAYEYEDTEVVNEASLRAGRIRAYLKTRFDIPHDCVAFYIDRSGNYRDQVHVYQVYKPLPWFANISIHYSESRYPVAVEAAIGEYGAVPYVDLYRRGETGGYDREVYRIDDPLFDRTELEDYCLASVTDTVCRSKRIEEPDIALATTVTTRETVRKVTKYKETTGKTVVSEKTGLQADNKEQTEKDRKRQPTESVRTEETPMKQSPVYLGVKTNLLPWCGVAPSIRLGTGETKIETGAFMPNLEVECSFAGRWSVALSGMYSDFAYKDKTRDHWAVSEISLEPCIWLSPSGRFTGLNTGLFAEYGDFDVRGSAIDLSEDMLYGRTGCFWSAGLSMGYRFSLAGGFGVDMRVRAGYRSVFSGKKYRYDPLDNRNYLETRFASTGFMIGLKISLSYRFQIR
- a CDS encoding DUF5119 domain-containing protein, with translation MERYRNKRGIRNKEYRMMQAVIWAISAIWIMAVSSCAYRMTDEDWEKNGKVRLLLRRSNSSCPDNMTWYFYPEDSESPLMRTGDVSGYEGTLPLGRYRVAVCNTGCTGVTLEMEKGYEEACGRAKQLSSLKSSSVQIACPGSLYGTGLEQIEVVGGETVAKELTPANLVRTLEMNIKVTGGDKGDVAAAVLSGRLTGVSSRVHIPSGKPLFDTPAFMTFEPEEVSLGVYASSVSLFGLSPGEEGEDSVDLSLTMTLSDGKEITSSTDITKEVKDAFTATVTTHVILDLVVRYDEISGLTITLTNWKPGSDGSGVVTP
- a CDS encoding fimbrillin family protein, with the translated sequence MRTIVTIKHWYKMKTGKLLIMSLLGTAFLGGCTNTEEPVTDGTAQAIEVNAGIAKSTRAVISGGYVNDLEVSFARLDNPGTTTEWNTPSIDAVRIGGTGNTVLRFEPEQTYLTEEGESVLIGYYPRKALNSETANPVSVTYTITGEEDIMATGVQTGSLVDKFETFTFNHLLTQLQFKCTGSAGAIAKWTSVTSIKVKNTYTALKLSLDKTKGAQLAATGEANQTLTVKNYPSEVSLPDAEKPLTGYLLLYPTVNWGTEDLPISLEVKGTYDGNAKTLNVAVSNISEGVKAGYSHLITLTFTEDGKIAVETGIAEWQPGNGGSTTIIPGE